The Mobula birostris isolate sMobBir1 chromosome 11, sMobBir1.hap1, whole genome shotgun sequence genome has a segment encoding these proteins:
- the LOC140204972 gene encoding histone H1-like — MTETAEVAPPAAPATTPKATKKKKAAVRTKSTGPKLGDQIDKIVADCRSQRGVSVAAIKKSLASSGVDVQKLKGQIRMAIKRKLDKGTLVHTKGAGASGSLRAAKKEHTGKVVKKAKKPATKKSVAKKTGAKKSPTKTKGVKKTAVKKAAAKKTATKKTAQKPKSPKKVAAPKVAKKSAKPKPKAKSVKTKKTAAKK, encoded by the coding sequence ATGACCGAGACCGCAGAAGTGGCTCCACCAGCAGCACCCGCCACCACACCCAAGGCTACCAAGAAGAAGAAGGCGGCCGTCCGGACCAAGTCAACCGGTCCCAAACTGGGCGATCAGATCGACAAGATTGTGGCCGATTGCCGCAGTCAGCGAGGGGTGTCCGTAGCCGCGATAAAGAAGAGTTTGGCCAGCAGCGGCGTCGATGTACAAAAGCTGAAAGGTCAGATCAGGATGGCCATTAAAAGGAAATTGGATAAAGGCACCCTGGTTCACACTAAGGGCGCAGGTGCCTCCGGCTCCTTGAGAGCCGCTAAAAAAGAACATACCGGGAAAGTCGTGAAAAAAGCGAAGAAACCAGCGACCAAGAAATCTGTGGCCAAGAAAACAGGTGCCAAGAAATCTCCCACCAAGACCAAAGGGGTTAAGAAAACTGCGGTTAAAAAAGCGGCAGCTAAGAAAACAGCGACCAAGAAGACCGCGCAGAAGCCCAAGAGTCCGAAGAAGGTCGCAGCCCCCAAGGTGGCCAAGAAGTCGGCAAAACCCAAGCCGAAGGCAAAATCTGTGAAAACCAAGAAGACAGCGGCCAAAAAGTAA
- the LOC140205446 gene encoding histone H3 → MARTKQTARKSTGGKAPRKQLATKAARKSAPATGGVKKPHRYRPGTVALREIRRYQKSTELLIRKLPFQRLVREIAQDFKTDLRFQSSAVMALQEASEAYLVGLFEDTNLCAIHAKRVTIMPKDIQLARRIRGERA, encoded by the coding sequence ATGGCTCGGACCAAGCAAACAGCGCGTAAATCGACCGGTGGCAAAGCTCCCCGCAAACAACTGGCGACCAAAGCGGCGCGCAAGAGTGCTCCAGCAACAGGCGGAGTGAAGAAGCCCCATCGCTACCGGCCCGGCACCGTGGCTCTGAGGGAGATCCGGCGCTACCAGAAATCCACCGAGTTGCTCATCCGCAAACTGCCCTTCCAGCGCCTGGTGCGCGAAATCGCTCAGGACTTCAAAACCGATCTGCGCTTCCAGAGCTCGGCCGTCATGGCCCTGCAGGAGGCCAGCGAAGCTTACCTGGTGGGGCTCTTTGAGGACACCAACCTGTGCGCCATCCACGCCAAGCGAGTCACCATCATGCCCAAAGACATCCAGCTGGCCCGGCGTATCCGCGGCGAGCGCGCCTAA
- the LOC140204973 gene encoding histone H3, whose product MARTKQTARKSTGGKAPRKQLATKAARKSAPATGGVKKPHRYRPGTVALREIRRYQKSTELLIRKLPFQRLVREIAQDFKTDLRFQSSAVMALQEASEAYLVGLFEDTNLCAIHAKRVTIMPKDIQLARRIRGERA is encoded by the coding sequence ATGGCTCGGACCAAGCAAACAGCGCGTAAATCGACCGGTGGCAAAGCTCCCCGTAAACAACTGGCGACCAAAGCGGCGCGCAAGAGTGCTCCAGCAACAGGCGGAGTGAAGAAGCCCCATCGCTACCGACCCGGCACCGTGGCTCTGAGGGAGATCCGGCGCTACCAGAAATCCACCGAGTTGCTCATCCGCAAACTGCCCTTCCAGCGCCTGGTGCGCGAAATCGCTCAGGACTTCAAAACCGATCTGCGCTTCCAGAGCTCGGCCGTCATGGCCCTGCAGGAGGCCAGCGAAGCTTACCTGGTGGGTCTCTTTGAGGACACCAACCTGTGCGCCATCCACGCCAAGCGAGTCACCATCATGCCCAAAGACATCCAGCTGGCCCGGCGTATCCGCGGCGAGCGCGCCTAA